A part of Aegilops tauschii subsp. strangulata cultivar AL8/78 chromosome 2, Aet v6.0, whole genome shotgun sequence genomic DNA contains:
- the LOC109763558 gene encoding 5-amino-6-(5-phospho-D-ribitylamino)uracil phosphatase, chloroplastic, whose translation MISSISLLDSSHQLIHKLYRKCWPSNSNAKLNMHSTAKSGGKSMRLKMALLKPHATDFKRNHQAHEEDNVFYKLVYRLPESLSCLYASQKPVRKKKQQKQGTVPSNRFGVILEWEGVVVEDDDPDLEPRVWYVLSLEEAKSFPPDEMLKEIEGMRTDQAISEVLSWSKDAKEIERLAARKEVIYQKLRGTFYQLRPGVLDFLNALVDSDIPIAVTASRPKMNLEEGIKAVGLQGYFDVVVAAEDFRRGKPEGEMFEVAAEQLGLEPDVCLVMGSSNLTTESAHTAGMRCVAVASRHPAYELHAANHVVRWLDQLSVVDLQRLANGEVLGRRGRRSDMDMEIVIEE comes from the coding sequence ATGATCTCATCCATCAGCCTACTTGACAGTTCCCACCAGCTCATTCACAAACTCTACAGAAAATGCTGGCCAAGTAACTCAAATGCCAAACTGAACATGCATTCAACCGCAAAATCTGGGGGTAAGAGCATGAGGCTGAAGATGGCACTTCTGAAGCCCCATGCAACTGACTTCAAGAGGAACCACCAAGCCCACGAGGAAGACAATGTGTTCTACAAATTAGTTTATAGGCTCCCTGAAAGCCTTAGCTGTCTGTACGCCAGTCAGAAACCAGTAAGAAAGAAGAAACAGCAGAAGCAAGGAACTGTGCCTAGTAACCGGTTTGGTGTGATCTTGGAGTGGGAGGGAGTTGTTGTGGAAGATGATGATCCTGACCTGGAGCCCCGAGTGTGGTACGTACTATCACTTGAAGAGGCAAAGTCTTTTCCTCCGGATGAAATGCTGAAGGAAATTGAGGGAATGAGAACTGATCAGGCTATCTCAGAAGTCTTAAGTTGGTCGAAAGATGCAAAAGAAATTGAAAGGTTAGCAGCACGCAAGGAGGTAATATATCAGAAACTCCGAGGCACTTTCTACCAGCTGCGACCAGGTGTTCTCGACTTCTTGAACGCCCTTGTGGATTCTGACATTCCAATAGCAGTAACGGCTTCTCGCCCAAAAATGAACCTGGAAGAAGGCATAAAAGCTGTTGGCCTGCAAGGCTATTTCGATGTCGTAGTGGCGGCGGAGGACTTCCGCCGAGGGAAACCCGAGGGTGAGATGTTTGAGGTTGCAGCAGAGCAGCTTGGTCTTGAGCCTGATGTTTGTCTTGTGATGGGTAGCTCAAACTTGACGACAGAGTCTGCGCATACTGCTGGGATGAGGTGTGTGGCGGTTGCAAGCCGGCACCCTGCCTATGAACTCCATGCAGCAAACCATGTTGTGAGATGGCTTGATCAGCTCTCTGTTGTTGACCTGCAGAGGCTCGCCAATGGCGAGGTTCTTGGGCGCAGGGGCAGACGATCTGACATGGACATGGAGATTGTGATCGAGGAGTGA
- the LOC109763556 gene encoding uncharacterized protein: MAAHATAAAASPLPPPSESTAAFDTKPPPSPPPPPPLSADAPPKKRKLEELGFHDSPYYRIREAVASLRGRFLQVCQATDSQKKDAALEILKEIKVVMELSKKMRLDISAAAEPVKPSDIPAVRDVKIKPAGKVPSGGKNQVPQIGQDTGEKVPLKPVSSQTASVGIHREANPNETANHGNQLLGGRLQGSYVVGGSPMGWNFLMWPGGKAVYYGLTKAEWLARQAAE, from the exons ATGGCAGCtcacgccaccgccgccgccgcctcgcctcttCCGCCGCCATCGGAGTCGACGGCTGCCTTCGATACGAAGCCGCCACCtagtccgccgccgccgccgccgctttcgGCCGACGCGCCGCCAAAGAAGCGGAAGCTGGAGGAGCTGGGGTTTCACGACTCGCCCTACTACAGGATCAGAGAAGCCGTCGCCAGCCTCCGCGGCCGCTTCCTTCAG GTTTGCCAAGCTACTGATTCCCAGAAGAAAGATGCTGCTCTTGAGATCCTGAAAG AGATAAAAGTTGTCATGGAATTATCCAAGAAAATGCGGCTTGATATCTCTGCTGCTGCTGAGCCTGTTAAACCATCGGACATACCTGCAGTTAGAGATGTCAAGATCAAGCCCGCAGGAAAAGTTCCATCTGGAGGGAAGAATCAAGTGCCCCAGATAGGCCAGGATACAGGCGAGAAGGTACCACTCAAGCCTGTAAGCTCGCAGACTGCTTCCGTGGGGATTCATCGAGAAGCCAATCCAAATGAGACGGCAAACCATGGCAATCAACTGCTGGGCGGGCGCTTACAAGGGTCTTATGTCGTTGGTGGATCTCCCATGGGCTGGAATTTTCTCATGTGGCCTGGAGGCAAAGCAGTCTACTATGGCTTGACCAAAGCAGAGTGGTTGGCACGTCAAGCTGCAGAGTGA